A segment of the Populus nigra chromosome 12, ddPopNigr1.1, whole genome shotgun sequence genome:
TGATCTGTCAAGCCAAGGTTTCTGATGGGCCAATTTCGAGATTGACAAAGGCATTGTAAGTCTCATGTGGGAGTCAGtttggagaaagaaaaaggcattTTGTTGTGTTTAGTGAAGACCCAATTGGGatattgcatttgtttttcatggtttGGTGGTTTTGATAGAAACTCATATGGGATTTTGAGCTTGTTTTGTTTCGTATAATCATTTTAATCGAAGCCCGAATGAGAAATTGCCGTTGTGTTAAGTCATTTTAATGGATACCGAATGACgtatttagtttgttttcaatGTGCTGAATCATTCTAGTAGAAATCAGGTTGggatattgttttgttttcctttgtgtTGGTGATGAAGGATTCAGTAATTTACTATATAGTCAATGATCAAGATCTTTAATTTTTGGCAGAGAATTCAAATCTTATAGCATATATTTGctgtctaattttttaattctgagATTTCTTTTGGAGTCTAATGATAAGGACTGAATTTATGAAATTTGGAATGAGAGAGTGTAGTGCTTCTTCTAGCATGTCTTCCCCTTTGTTGTTTTCGGTTCTATGAGATGGgagtattgttttatttatgaagTGGAAATCCTGATTGGGAtttgattgaattttgtttttccacGTGAATAATTTATGTTTAACTCTCTTGACAGCCCCCTGTTGAAAATTATGCCAATCCAAAGACATGTTTCTTTCATGTTCTCTTTAAGGTATGTCACGTATCTAATTTGTGTTCACAAGCTTAGCTTTTTTGAGTTAACCTCAATAGAACAGAATGACAACCTTGTGTTTCTTGTTTTCTGCAGGCTGGAGCTTTGGCATTTTACATACTTTCTACTCTGTTTTTTAATAGCTTTGTCATCATTTTTGTGGTGACTGTGCTTCTTGCTGCTCTTGATTTTTGGGTGGTTAAGAATGTGAGCGGTCGGATTCTAGTTGGCCTTAGGTGGTGGAATGAGATAAATGATCTGGGTGAGAGTGTGTGGAAATTTGAATCCCTCGACCAAGAGGTCAGTTTCAAAACTCTTGCTTGAttgtttgattttcaaaatgaatCTCATCCATGTTTATCCTTGTTTTTGCATTAGTCATTGGCCCGGATGAACAAGAAAGACTCATGGCTGTTCTGGTGGACTCTTTACCTAGCAGTAAGtaaataagattttattgtTGTCTGCTACTGACTGAAAATATCCTTGGCATATCATAATTGTAAAACATTTGGGATTGGATGTACAAAGAACACTAGTCAAGATCTAAAGAAATGCAAGATAGTGCACAGCTGAAAGTAAATTAAACTATTCATCTCTTCTTTACAAGATCCTGATTGACGAATTTTTATAAGTTGTTATAGAATGGTCTTGTCTGGTTGTGGTTTTTTGCACTTTTTTGATTGTCGAAATTCAGATATAAACTCATCTTTGGTTTTCCTCTCTTTGTACATTTGATCTTTTGTTTTCCTCTCCTTTCTACATTTGATCTTGTTTGCCTTTAACGTTGTAGGCAGCTGCCTGGATTGTGCTTGGAATTTTCTCTCTCATAAGGTTCGAACCAGATTACTGCCTCATTGTTGGAGTATGCTTGACTCTCAGCATTGCAAACATTGTTGGCTTCACCAAATGTCGCAAAGGTGATcaaggagatttttttttttggttttcagaGTTTTTATCATTTGCTTAAATTTGTCTTTAGTGCTGTTCATTAGGTCGGGTATTGTTCTTATCCATGTATTTCCTATGGTGGAAAGTAGATGTGGACCATAGGAACTTGAAATTTCTGTTGGTGTAGATGAATCTGACCCAGCCTTCAAGGACTATGTTGAGGCTGTGACACTAGGTTTTGATTGATCACTAGCATACCCTAAATAAAATGCCAAGATAGGCAAGGCATTGATGGGTTCCCAAGTGACACAGCTTCACTGCTGAGTACATTACTAGATAAACCTATCAGATGCCCAATATCTGCATCATGATGCCATCGGCCTCATAAGCTGTTCTGCTTTGAACCTATTAACTTGTCATTAGGATCAAGATCAAATTAACTTCAGAGTTGAGTTGAATTAGTTCTTATGCTATTTTAGATAATATAGCCTCCTTCTAGGCAAGTGTGTGAGGTGAGGGGAAAACTAAACAATTGGTATGATTGCAGATCCGTCACAGTTTCTGAAGTAACCTTGCTAATCACCATAAATATGGATGAACTTAGTTGCTGCTTGCACTGTAACTCATTTTGATTAACTTACTCTGTGCTTGTCCTGGTACCATAGAATTATCAACTAATTCTATTGCAGCTAAAAGTGTTTCTAGCACCTTAACTGTTTCTATAACATTGATCGCTTGGGTCTGTTACCTAAACTCCTTtggttattttattcatttttttgtaattatcagcaaagaaataaaaagttattcttctttcttttagatGCCAAGAAGCAGTTCCAGCAGTTCGCAACCCAGACCATTGCATCTCGAGTCTCATCTACCATACAGTCAGCATTCAGTGTTGTATGAGTCATTCATTGCAGAAGGTGGGCATAAAGCGAAAGTGGTGGCACTTGTTCAAGAGACGTTGAAAATTGGTGTCGGCAGTATACAAACTGGGAGCATTGAGTCGGCTGATTCTTTGAAATTCTGTAGGATACAGTATATATGTTTTGTTGACCTCTGAGACAGTTAATGATTTGTGTAATGAATTACGAAAACTGATaatgttagaaaaataattttgctgttgagtgtaattaatatcatgtttttagCTCCCTTTTAGCACAACGATTTACGAACCAGTGAAGCAGTCTTAACAGGCTTCAATGAAACCTATACAATGCTGTTGCGCCAAGAGTAGCGAGAGTAATTATCTTCATATGTTGTCATGCTCAAATCTATCTAGATGAATTATTTACCGATAAAATCAAGCAGCAGAACAAGCAAAGCAGGCTGAACAAAAGACAGAACAGGTCTTTAGAACAAGGCCTGACAAAACTCTCCAAAGCAACTGGAAAGCATAGGCATAACAATAGATTAAACCcagttaagaaaataaatatatagataatAGATTTGACACTAAACAAGCAGCTAGTAAAACACAAATCTTAACTCCAGGAACAGAAATAAGTATGCCCTAAAGAGCTAGTCTAAGTTTCATGCTCTCTGTCAAGTCTTTTGTTTCAAGCGTTGTCAATTTTTGTTCTCTAATTCGGCTTTCCTACTCTTCTTCTATGTTTGGCTTTACAAGGTGCTGTGTTCGattagaaaaatgaagaaagaaacataaaataaattaaatttggaacagttttgtaataaaattttgttttcaaactaGGAAAAAGGACTCCTCTGTTTGTTTGTTACTTTAAACAAGAGAAAGTGGTTTTACTCACTCAATCCTCTCTTTCGTTTTAGGAAGAGactaactttttatttgttccaaaatttatttatcaaaaaacacataaataaaatgagatttttataatt
Coding sequences within it:
- the LOC133669166 gene encoding Golgi apparatus membrane protein-like protein ECHIDNA translates to MDPIQPPVENYANPKTCFFHVLFKAGALAFYILSTLFFNSFVIIFVVTVLLAALDFWVVKNVSGRILVGLRWWNEINDLGESVWKFESLDQESLARMNKKDSWLFWWTLYLAAAAWIVLGIFSLIRFEPDYCLIVGVCLTLSIANIVGFTKCRKDAKKQFQQFATQTIASRVSSTIQSAFSVV